From the Flavobacterium galactosidilyticum genome, one window contains:
- a CDS encoding SusD/RagB family nutrient-binding outer membrane lipoprotein, which produces MNTIKIIKSCVVLLVTTMTIVSCSDYLDVNTNPNNPAISTPRLTLPVAQRDLASLNARQMTYLGQFIAYNWATPSNWSTNQEFSRYTVNSGFYATIFETSYATIFKNLTYVQNYEDASGAVDYSAYKAMATTLRSFQYQYLVDLYGNVPYTEANKRSAIITPKYDDAKVIYKSVIDELTAAATLALNLPTNAENPGVQDIINGGDMVKWAKFANTIKLRMLVRLSNTNQDAYIKGEIAKIDANGAGYISADIVANPGYNNNTDKQNPFFDYFRKPTTGAEQDRGDFTVATDYVLNFLTTTNDLRRNRLYAPAQTGGAYKGVPQTTTLPGTGFTSKDVSKVGPGLIVSATGSQAIMTMPEALLLQAEAISRGYIAGGDAAAKSKYEAAITASFTRLQVPSAATAAATYYNQDIANVSWASSPNKIQAIITQKWVALNGTSSIELWIEKTRTGFPAGLPQPAEGGGTRPVRLLYPASEIARNALNVPAQTAQNAFTDNPFWK; this is translated from the coding sequence ATGAACACAATAAAAATCATAAAATCATGTGTAGTACTTTTAGTTACTACCATGACTATAGTAAGCTGTAGTGATTATTTAGATGTAAATACAAATCCTAATAATCCCGCAATATCTACCCCTCGATTAACTCTTCCTGTAGCACAAAGAGACCTTGCGTCTTTAAATGCAAGACAGATGACTTATTTAGGACAGTTTATTGCATACAACTGGGCAACGCCATCTAACTGGTCTACAAATCAGGAGTTTTCTAGATACACAGTTAATTCAGGCTTTTACGCTACAATTTTCGAAACCTCTTACGCAACAATTTTCAAGAATTTGACTTACGTTCAAAATTATGAAGATGCAAGTGGAGCTGTAGATTACAGCGCATACAAAGCGATGGCAACAACCCTCAGAAGTTTTCAATATCAGTATTTGGTAGATCTTTACGGTAATGTTCCTTATACTGAAGCAAATAAAAGGAGTGCTATAATTACTCCAAAGTATGATGATGCGAAAGTTATTTACAAATCGGTAATAGATGAATTGACTGCTGCCGCTACCTTAGCATTAAACCTACCTACTAACGCTGAAAATCCTGGTGTTCAAGATATAATTAACGGAGGAGACATGGTTAAATGGGCGAAATTTGCTAACACCATCAAATTGAGAATGCTAGTTCGTTTAAGTAATACTAACCAAGATGCATATATCAAGGGAGAAATCGCTAAAATAGATGCAAATGGAGCAGGATATATATCAGCTGACATTGTTGCAAATCCAGGTTATAACAATAATACAGACAAACAAAATCCATTCTTTGATTATTTCAGAAAACCTACAACGGGAGCGGAACAAGATAGAGGAGACTTTACTGTAGCAACTGATTACGTTTTGAATTTCCTTACTACAACAAATGATTTACGTAGAAACAGGCTATACGCTCCAGCACAAACTGGCGGAGCTTATAAAGGTGTACCGCAAACCACTACTCTTCCAGGTACAGGATTTACTTCTAAAGACGTTTCTAAAGTTGGACCTGGCCTAATCGTTAGTGCAACAGGATCACAAGCTATTATGACTATGCCAGAAGCGCTATTACTGCAAGCTGAGGCTATATCTAGAGGTTATATTGCTGGTGGAGATGCAGCTGCAAAATCAAAATATGAAGCAGCAATCACAGCATCATTTACAAGATTGCAAGTGCCAAGTGCAGCAACTGCAGCAGCAACATATTACAATCAAGACATAGCCAATGTTTCTTGGGCATCTTCACCAAATAAAATTCAAGCGATCATCACTCAAAAATGGGTTGCTTTAAACGGTACCTCTTCTATCGAGTTGTGGATCGAAAAGACAAGAACTGGTTTCCCTGCTGGATTACCACAACCTGCTGAGGGTGGCGGAACACGTCCAGTTAGACTACTTTACCCAGCGTCTGAAATTGCACGAAACGCTTTAAATGTGCCAGCACAGACTGCACAAAATGCATTTACTGATAATCCTTTTTGGAAATAA